Sequence from the Gemmatimonadota bacterium genome:
TTGAGGAAACGACCGCCATCGCGGTCAAGCGTGTGGTGGCGCGCCAGATTGCCGCAGAGATGGCCAAACAGAAGCTGTCCAACACGGCGATGGCAAAGCGCATGGGGACCAGCCGTATCGCCGTCGACCGTCTCCTCGACCCGAAGAATCAGGCGGTCACGCTCAAGACGCTCTCCCGGGCGGCTACCGCGGTGGGCCGTACACTGCACCTCGAGCTCGTCTAGCGGGTCACTCTCCGAGTGAAGTGACGACCAGAGCGATTTCGGAGCCTCCGGTGATCGATCCTCGCCCGAGGGTGGCCGCCACCAACGGCTCCGCCCTCGGTCTCTCCGATGCAAGGACGGCGAGCTGCAGCGCTTTGCCCGCGGCACCGGGAGCTTCGTCCGGGACTCGGGACCGGCGCCGAATGGGCACGCATGAATCGGTGCCTAGGTGCGGTCCTCCGGTCCGC
This genomic interval carries:
- a CDS encoding XRE family transcriptional regulator, whose protein sequence is MKKKHIGSSLDSWLQEEGILEETTAIAVKRVVARQIAAEMAKQKLSNTAMAKRMGTSRIAVDRLLDPKNQAVTLKTLSRAATAVGRTLHLELV